One Actinospica robiniae DSM 44927 genomic region harbors:
- a CDS encoding DeoR/GlpR family DNA-binding transcription regulator, whose amino-acid sequence MVAKDLAAELGISPDSIRRDLRELDAAGLAVRVCGGALPASPAVIDYAARTAVALDSKRRVAAAAATLSHPGGTVILDGGTTTRAVVDALPRTLECTVITHSPTIAAALLDHAAEVFLLGGRLFKHSAVTCGAAAAEAAAQISAEVFLLGVTGVHPSAGLTTADADEAAMKRVLAGRAADTYVLASAEKIGTASRYRVLPLDEVTAIVTDVEDEGDTVLDELVAQGVEIIRERT is encoded by the coding sequence GTGGTGGCCAAGGACCTCGCCGCCGAGCTGGGTATTTCGCCCGACAGCATCCGGCGCGACCTGCGCGAACTCGACGCGGCCGGGCTCGCCGTACGGGTCTGCGGCGGCGCTTTGCCCGCATCCCCGGCGGTCATCGACTACGCCGCCCGCACCGCCGTCGCCCTGGACAGCAAGCGTCGTGTCGCCGCGGCGGCGGCCACGCTCAGCCATCCGGGCGGCACGGTCATCCTCGACGGCGGGACCACGACCCGGGCTGTGGTCGACGCGCTGCCGCGCACGCTGGAATGCACGGTGATCACGCACAGCCCGACCATTGCCGCCGCGCTGCTCGATCACGCGGCCGAGGTCTTCTTGCTCGGCGGCAGGCTCTTCAAGCACTCCGCGGTGACCTGCGGCGCCGCGGCGGCGGAGGCTGCGGCGCAGATCAGCGCGGAGGTCTTCCTTCTCGGCGTTACCGGCGTGCACCCGAGCGCCGGCCTGACCACCGCGGACGCCGACGAGGCAGCGATGAAGCGCGTGCTGGCCGGCCGGGCCGCCGACACCTACGTCCTCGCGAGCGCGGAGAAGATCGGTACCGCCTCTCGCTACCGCGTCCTCCCGCTCGACGAGGTCACCGCGATCGTCACCGACGTGGAGGACGAGGGCGACACAGTGCTCGACGAGCTGGTCGCCCAAGGCGTGGAAATCATAAGGGAGCGTACATAG
- a CDS encoding sensor domain-containing protein has translation MAADTGDGEAGARRADAAAAPGEAREPAVDESELDRICLHNLLSASADNIYFKDRDSNFLRASASAAAYTGAKDPATMIGRPASAYFTEEQAAATVEIEQMIMRTGTAVTDHEESHMRSPTGDEVCLSTSKQPLRDFDGRIIGTFGISRDITARKNAESELVARTAELDRVGRELRMLIDTSPDPMSRFDRELRCSYANPAAAELTGLSLDAILGHTIGEMGFSAQFTRDWDDALREVLETGAGVERELSLLAGGREIFLNTRFVPEVTEEEGRVRSILTVSRDLTERRRIEQALAERAVRDPLTGLPNRTLLVSRIKQAIELDADRGRLALLFLDLDRFKLVNDGLGHAVGDELLTAVAGRLRQAVRRGDLVARFGGDEFVVLCENLEDQREAAVVAEHVCQSLTPPFSCAGKQVHMSASIGIALSEGRSSTADSLLRDADAAMYEAKASESATGGYRFFAPAARKTVVRRVDLEHELRRAGEQSEFELVYQPVVELADGRVTGAEALIRWRHPERGLLPPAEFIGIAEDSGLVIPIGRWALETACRQLAEWDRAQPTGRRLNMAVNLSPRQLSHDPDLVDAVANALSRNALPSSRLCLEVTETAVHRASPLARSSLETLPAAGVQFALDDYGTGFSSLAHLRDVPVAALKVDRLFVAGLGARGDDAIVVAVITLAHALGMKVVAEGVETAQQRARLLELGCDYGQGFLFSLPLEPEAFSSLLDDPAGACLNP, from the coding sequence ATGGCGGCGGATACGGGAGACGGCGAGGCCGGCGCACGGCGGGCCGACGCTGCCGCGGCGCCCGGCGAGGCCCGGGAGCCGGCGGTCGACGAGTCGGAGCTCGACCGCATCTGCCTGCACAACCTGCTCTCCGCCAGCGCGGACAACATCTACTTCAAAGACCGCGACTCGAACTTCCTGCGCGCGAGCGCCAGCGCCGCCGCGTACACCGGCGCGAAGGATCCGGCCACGATGATCGGCCGGCCGGCGTCCGCGTACTTCACCGAGGAGCAGGCGGCGGCCACCGTCGAGATCGAGCAGATGATCATGCGCACCGGGACCGCGGTCACCGACCACGAGGAATCGCACATGCGCTCGCCCACGGGCGACGAGGTGTGCCTGAGCACGAGCAAGCAGCCGCTGCGCGACTTCGACGGCCGGATCATCGGCACCTTCGGCATCAGCCGCGACATCACCGCCCGCAAGAACGCCGAGAGCGAGCTGGTCGCGCGCACGGCCGAGCTGGACCGGGTCGGCCGGGAGCTCAGGATGCTGATCGACACCAGCCCGGACCCGATGTCCCGGTTCGACCGGGAGCTGCGCTGCTCCTACGCGAACCCGGCGGCGGCGGAGCTGACCGGGCTCTCGCTGGACGCGATCCTGGGCCACACCATCGGTGAGATGGGCTTCTCCGCGCAGTTCACCCGGGACTGGGACGACGCGCTGCGGGAGGTGCTGGAGACCGGCGCCGGGGTGGAACGGGAACTGAGTCTGCTGGCGGGGGGCCGGGAGATCTTCCTCAACACCCGCTTCGTACCCGAGGTGACCGAGGAGGAGGGCCGGGTCCGCAGCATCCTGACGGTGAGCCGGGACCTGACCGAGCGGCGGCGGATCGAGCAGGCGCTGGCCGAGCGGGCCGTACGCGATCCGCTCACCGGCCTGCCCAACCGCACCCTGCTGGTGAGCCGGATCAAGCAGGCGATCGAGCTGGACGCCGACCGCGGCCGGCTCGCCCTGCTCTTCCTCGACCTGGACCGGTTCAAGCTGGTCAACGACGGGCTCGGGCACGCCGTCGGGGACGAGCTGCTCACCGCCGTGGCCGGCCGGCTGCGCCAGGCCGTGCGCCGGGGCGACCTGGTGGCGCGCTTCGGCGGAGACGAGTTCGTGGTCCTGTGCGAGAACCTCGAGGACCAGCGGGAGGCGGCCGTGGTCGCCGAGCACGTATGCCAGAGCCTGACCCCGCCGTTCTCCTGCGCCGGCAAGCAGGTCCACATGAGCGCGAGCATCGGCATCGCGCTGTCCGAAGGCCGCTCGAGCACGGCGGATTCGCTGCTGCGCGACGCCGACGCGGCGATGTACGAGGCGAAGGCCTCGGAGAGTGCCACCGGCGGCTACCGCTTCTTCGCGCCCGCGGCCCGCAAGACGGTCGTGCGCCGGGTGGACCTGGAACACGAGCTGCGCCGCGCCGGCGAGCAGAGCGAGTTCGAACTCGTCTACCAACCCGTCGTCGAGCTCGCCGACGGGCGGGTCACCGGCGCGGAAGCGCTCATCCGGTGGCGCCATCCCGAGCGCGGCCTGCTACCGCCGGCCGAGTTCATCGGGATCGCCGAGGACTCCGGCCTCGTCATCCCGATCGGCAGGTGGGCGCTGGAGACCGCCTGCCGGCAACTGGCCGAGTGGGACCGCGCCCAGCCGACCGGCCGGCGGCTGAACATGGCGGTCAACCTCTCCCCCCGGCAGCTTTCGCACGACCCTGACCTGGTCGACGCGGTCGCAAACGCGCTCAGCCGCAACGCCTTGCCGTCGAGCCGGCTGTGCCTCGAAGTCACCGAGACCGCAGTACACCGGGCCTCACCCCTGGCCCGCTCGTCTCTCGAAACCCTGCCGGCGGCCGGCGTGCAGTTCGCGCTCGACGACTACGGCACCGGCTTCTCCTCGCTCGCCCACCTGCGCGACGTCCCGGTCGCCGCACTGAAGGTCGACCGCCTGTTCGTCGCAGGCCTCGGCGCTCGCGGAGACGACGCGATCGTCGTCGCGGTCATCACCCTCGCCCATGCACTCGGCATGAAGGTGGTGGCCGAAGGGGTGGAGACGGCACAGCAGCGCGCCCGCCTGCTGGAGCTCGGTTGCGACTACGGACAGGGCTTCCTCTTCTCCCTGCCGCTCGAGCCGGAGGCGTTCTCGTCTCTCCTCGACGACCCGGCGGGCGCGTGCCTCAACCCGTGA
- a CDS encoding glycoside hydrolase family 5 protein has product MSTRAMSHRVHRVLTRVVLVASMVAVSAAWVAEAQPAAAATNQFKGVNWADTRDNYNSGWVIPDGLSASDTYAQVYSVANTDVKAFQANLGANTVRLPINPPSVSQAWWSAYRGAIDAALADGMKVIIACWTESSSVGTITNMSAWQSMWSTVVSEYGSNANVYFEPLNEPYGYSASQWISIASSWLSEFPSVPHGRVIVAGTGYDDHVTSEGASSALSGTLLSLHYYSTWNSYTTESAWVSDFNSRIGGYASRTIVTEFGAPMTTGINYLTNHGNGQYQSYLAAVTDTARTDSMGSVYWAGLKTGDSYSMESHSGSSLSNNNASGVTQVRWGWGY; this is encoded by the coding sequence ATGTCCACTCGTGCAATGTCGCACCGGGTGCATCGGGTACTGACGCGGGTCGTGCTGGTCGCGAGCATGGTCGCGGTGTCGGCGGCGTGGGTCGCCGAGGCGCAGCCGGCTGCGGCGGCGACCAACCAGTTCAAGGGCGTCAACTGGGCAGACACCCGGGACAACTACAACTCCGGGTGGGTGATCCCGGACGGCCTGAGCGCCTCCGACACCTACGCGCAGGTCTACTCGGTCGCGAACACCGACGTGAAGGCCTTCCAGGCCAACCTCGGCGCGAACACCGTACGCCTGCCGATCAACCCCCCGTCCGTCAGCCAAGCGTGGTGGAGCGCCTACCGCGGCGCGATCGACGCGGCGCTGGCCGACGGCATGAAAGTCATCATCGCCTGCTGGACCGAGAGCTCCAGCGTCGGGACGATCACGAACATGTCGGCCTGGCAGAGCATGTGGAGCACGGTCGTCAGCGAGTACGGCAGCAACGCCAACGTGTACTTCGAGCCGCTGAACGAGCCGTACGGATACTCGGCGAGCCAGTGGATCTCCATCGCATCGTCCTGGCTCTCCGAGTTCCCCAGCGTCCCGCACGGGCGCGTGATCGTCGCGGGCACCGGCTACGACGACCACGTGACCAGCGAAGGCGCCTCATCCGCGTTGAGCGGAACCCTGCTATCGCTGCACTACTACAGCACTTGGAACAGCTACACGACCGAATCGGCCTGGGTGTCCGACTTCAACAGCCGCATCGGCGGCTACGCGAGCCGGACGATCGTCACCGAGTTCGGCGCACCCATGACTACCGGCATCAACTATCTGACGAACCATGGCAACGGCCAATACCAGTCGTATCTCGCCGCAGTCACCGACACCGCCCGCACCGACTCGATGGGGTCGGTCTACTGGGCCGGGTTGAAGACCGGCGACTCGTACTCGATGGAGTCCCACAGCGGCAGCAGCCTGTCGAACAACAACGCCTCCGGCGTCACACAGGTCCGCTGGGGCTGGGGGTACTGA
- a CDS encoding ricin-type beta-trefoil lectin domain protein, with amino-acid sequence MRLPTWRRTAALAVVTGLLAIGVTATASGASGSSEPAAKLAPAAPSSFDGVNWAAPGDNYASGPVVPSGLSTSDSYGTVYRITQSMVSGFRKNLGADTLRLPINPASVGTAWWKSYRATIDAATAAGDKVILSYWDEKSSNDGVIDDTAAWNQMWDTVTATYRSNPRVFFEPMNEPYGYTAAQWIQICTQWLADRTDIPRGRVVVSGTGYNDNVTAVGASAALDGTLLSLHFYGYWADYTTEADWINNLLPRIGGYASRTIIDEAGSPMTIGLNYGAHNGNVSTAYLAATTDIARGMGMGLVYWPGLRTGDSYSIESVNADGRLVDNSASGVAQLKWGYGFGSVPPVNDQPAAPPGVQISGTASGRCVDVPGFSTTAGTQLDLWDCNGGGNQTWDLTSTHELSVYGDMCMQAGTSTPVAGSGVVIESCTGSAAQQWTVNTDGSIVSSADSTLCLDTTGAATADGSLLDVATCDGAASQSWKMG; translated from the coding sequence ATGAGACTGCCCACGTGGCGCCGCACCGCCGCCCTCGCCGTCGTGACCGGCCTGCTCGCCATCGGCGTGACCGCGACCGCGTCCGGCGCGTCCGGCTCATCGGAACCGGCGGCGAAGTTGGCTCCTGCGGCGCCGAGCAGCTTCGACGGCGTGAACTGGGCCGCCCCGGGCGACAACTACGCCAGCGGCCCGGTCGTGCCGAGCGGATTGAGCACCTCCGACAGCTACGGGACCGTCTACCGGATCACGCAGAGCATGGTCTCCGGCTTCCGCAAGAATCTGGGTGCTGACACGCTGCGGCTGCCGATCAACCCGGCAAGCGTCGGGACCGCGTGGTGGAAGTCCTACCGCGCGACGATCGACGCGGCGACCGCGGCCGGCGACAAGGTCATCCTGAGCTACTGGGACGAGAAGTCCTCGAACGACGGCGTCATCGACGACACCGCCGCCTGGAACCAGATGTGGGACACGGTCACGGCCACGTACCGCAGCAACCCGCGCGTCTTCTTCGAGCCGATGAACGAGCCTTACGGTTATACCGCCGCGCAGTGGATCCAGATCTGCACCCAGTGGCTCGCCGACCGCACCGACATCCCACGCGGCCGCGTCGTGGTCAGCGGCACCGGCTACAACGACAACGTCACCGCCGTCGGCGCGAGCGCGGCGCTGGACGGCACGCTGCTGTCGCTGCACTTCTACGGTTACTGGGCCGATTACACCACCGAAGCCGACTGGATCAACAACCTGCTTCCGCGGATCGGCGGCTACGCCAGCCGTACGATCATCGACGAGGCGGGCTCCCCGATGACGATCGGCTTGAACTACGGGGCGCACAACGGAAACGTCTCCACCGCTTATCTGGCCGCGACCACGGACATCGCCCGCGGCATGGGTATGGGTCTGGTCTACTGGCCCGGCCTGCGCACCGGGGACTCCTACTCGATCGAGAGCGTGAACGCCGACGGCCGTCTGGTGGACAACAGCGCCTCCGGCGTCGCGCAGCTCAAGTGGGGCTACGGCTTCGGCAGCGTTCCGCCAGTCAACGACCAGCCGGCCGCGCCTCCCGGCGTTCAGATCAGCGGCACCGCATCCGGCCGCTGCGTCGACGTGCCGGGCTTCTCGACCACCGCGGGCACGCAGCTCGACCTGTGGGACTGCAACGGCGGCGGCAACCAGACCTGGGACCTGACGAGCACGCACGAGCTCTCCGTCTACGGCGACATGTGCATGCAGGCCGGCACGTCGACTCCCGTGGCGGGCTCGGGCGTAGTCATCGAGAGCTGCACCGGCTCAGCCGCCCAGCAGTGGACCGTCAACACTGACGGCAGCATCGTCAGCTCCGCTGACAGCACGCTGTGCCTCGACACCACGGGCGCGGCCACTGCCGACGGAAGCCTGCTCGACGTCGCCACCTGCGACGGTGCGGCGAGCCAGTCCTGGAAGATGGGCTAG
- a CDS encoding PLP-dependent aminotransferase family protein codes for MRKDWSTSTGSGVDLHLDLAAGEGRRDGLERALRSAIRSGRLAAGSRLPATRVLAAELGLSRGTVSAAYDQLVAEGYLLARHGSGTTVAHVPDAGTRRSARSVAPLPHDLVPGTPDVTAFPVEVWLRAARRALNAAPSSAFGYAGDLRGRPELRASLADYLGRARGVAASPERIVVVGGYVQGLSLLARALGPGAFGMEDPCLPFHREIVTNASREIVALPVDGDGADVSGLGSGRRSPNCAAVVVTPAHQYPSGVTLAPARRRLLIEWARSSGGVVIEDDYDGEFRYGRQPVGALQGMDHEHVVYAGTCAKALAPALRLGWLVLPATLVDPVIEQLRLTTLQVEAPGQLTLAELINSHAYDRQIRLGRARYRRRRDALIEGLARLPRLGAAGISAGQHVLVRLPQDGPGEADVIEAARRRGLALSGLAEHWHAGHAATRPADGSQGLVVGYGTGSESAYRAALVVFFDVLADLYGGFETATSSLASVS; via the coding sequence ATGCGCAAGGATTGGTCCACTTCTACGGGGTCGGGCGTTGACCTGCATCTCGACCTCGCGGCCGGGGAGGGTCGGCGGGACGGGTTGGAGCGCGCGCTGCGGTCCGCGATCCGCTCGGGACGGCTCGCGGCGGGTAGCCGGTTGCCGGCGACGCGGGTGCTGGCGGCCGAGCTGGGCCTTTCGCGGGGGACGGTGAGTGCGGCGTACGACCAGCTGGTGGCGGAGGGGTATCTGCTGGCGCGGCATGGTTCGGGCACGACGGTCGCGCACGTGCCGGACGCCGGGACCCGCCGGTCCGCGCGTTCCGTGGCACCGCTGCCGCACGATCTTGTGCCGGGGACGCCGGATGTGACGGCGTTTCCGGTCGAGGTGTGGCTGCGGGCGGCGCGCCGAGCGCTGAACGCGGCGCCGTCCTCGGCCTTCGGGTACGCCGGTGACCTGCGCGGGCGACCCGAGCTGCGCGCGTCGCTCGCCGACTATCTCGGCCGGGCGCGGGGGGTCGCGGCAAGCCCGGAGCGGATCGTCGTGGTCGGAGGGTATGTACAGGGCCTGAGCTTGCTGGCGCGTGCGCTGGGTCCCGGTGCATTCGGGATGGAGGATCCGTGCCTGCCGTTCCACCGCGAGATCGTGACGAACGCAAGTCGAGAGATCGTCGCGCTGCCCGTCGACGGCGATGGCGCCGACGTCTCCGGTCTCGGCTCTGGCCGACGGTCCCCGAACTGTGCCGCGGTGGTCGTGACTCCGGCCCACCAGTACCCGTCCGGTGTGACGCTGGCACCCGCCCGGCGCAGGCTGCTGATCGAATGGGCGAGGTCGAGCGGCGGAGTCGTGATCGAGGACGACTACGACGGGGAGTTCCGCTACGGCCGGCAGCCGGTCGGCGCGTTGCAGGGGATGGATCACGAGCACGTCGTCTACGCGGGCACTTGCGCGAAGGCGCTCGCGCCCGCACTGCGCCTAGGTTGGCTGGTGCTCCCCGCCACGCTCGTGGACCCGGTGATCGAGCAGTTGCGGCTGACGACGCTGCAGGTGGAGGCGCCTGGCCAGCTCACGCTAGCGGAGCTGATCAACAGTCACGCGTACGACCGGCAGATCCGCCTCGGCCGCGCGCGCTACCGTCGGCGTCGAGACGCGCTGATCGAAGGGCTCGCGCGATTGCCCAGACTCGGCGCGGCGGGCATCAGCGCGGGTCAGCATGTTCTGGTGCGGCTGCCGCAGGACGGTCCGGGGGAGGCCGACGTGATCGAGGCGGCGCGGCGGCGCGGTCTCGCGCTCAGTGGTCTGGCAGAGCACTGGCACGCGGGCCACGCCGCCACACGGCCTGCCGATGGCAGCCAGGGGCTGGTCGTCGGCTACGGCACGGGTTCGGAGTCAGCCTATCGAGCGGCGCTCGTCGTGTTCTTCGACGTGCTCGCCGATTTGTACGGTGGGTTCGAGACGGCGACGAGCTCCTTGGCGAGCGTGTCGTAG
- a CDS encoding carboxymuconolactone decarboxylase family protein yields MTTNTNTAATAAYVPAPAQRVAADKLAPAAMRAMNALDKATAESGLESGLKELVRARASQINGCAYCVETHLTDALSGGEQQRRVLLLPVWRETGLFTARERAALDLTEAVTRLSDGPVTDEVWAAAAREFEDTELAELVWLITTINAWNRVNVAAHVWPVD; encoded by the coding sequence ATGACAACGAACACGAACACCGCCGCGACCGCCGCCTACGTCCCAGCCCCGGCCCAACGCGTGGCCGCCGACAAGCTCGCCCCCGCCGCCATGCGCGCCATGAACGCCCTGGACAAGGCCACCGCCGAATCAGGGCTCGAGAGCGGACTCAAGGAGCTGGTCCGTGCCCGCGCCTCCCAGATCAACGGCTGCGCCTACTGCGTCGAGACGCACCTGACCGACGCCCTGTCCGGCGGGGAGCAGCAGCGCCGCGTCCTGCTCCTTCCGGTCTGGCGCGAGACGGGCCTGTTCACCGCCCGGGAACGTGCCGCGCTCGACCTGACCGAGGCCGTCACCCGGCTCTCCGACGGGCCCGTCACGGACGAGGTGTGGGCCGCGGCCGCCCGCGAGTTCGAGGACACCGAACTGGCCGAGCTGGTCTGGCTGATCACCACTATCAACGCCTGGAACAGGGTGAACGTTGCAGCACATGTCTGGCCAGTTGACTAA